One genomic segment of Polyodon spathula isolate WHYD16114869_AA chromosome 35, ASM1765450v1, whole genome shotgun sequence includes these proteins:
- the rhoub gene encoding ras homolog family member Ub: MPPLKTRDYEPHLPPPVPPHNSNETGYSVGQERSLKCVLLGDGAVGKTSLVVSYTTNGYPTKYVPTAFDDFSAVVQVDGTPVRLQLRDTAGQDEFDKLRHFCYPRADALVLCFSVVSPASFQNVWEKWVPEIRRHCPLTPVVLVGTQCDLRQDVKVLIELNRRQEKPVPEGNARALAEKIGAVAYVECSALTQKNLKEVFDAAISAGLSFSERRARKERKMKNTADKMKTLSKSWWKKYACLR, encoded by the exons ATGCCACCTCTGAAGACCAGGGATTACGAACCGCATCTTCCTCCTCCAGTGCCGCCACACAACAGCAACGAGACAGGCTACAGCGTCGGGCAGGAGCGGAGTTTGAAGTGCGTGTTGCTGGGCGATGGTGCTGTTGGCAAGACCAGCCTGGTTGTCAGCTATACCACGAATGGGTACCCGACCAAATACGTGCCCACTGCGTTTGACGACTTCTCAG CTGTGGTGCAGGTTGATGGGACCCCAGTGAGACTTCAGCTCCGTGACACTGCTGGGCAG GATGAGTTTGACAAGCTGCGACACTTCTGCTACCCACGTGCCGATGCCCTGGTGTTGTGCTTCAGTGTGGTGAGCCCTGCCTCCTTCCAGAACGTTTGGGAAAAGTGGGTCCCTGAAATCCGACGCCACTGCCCCTTGACACCAGTAGTCTTGGTGGGCACACAGTGCGACCTTCGCCAAGACGTTAAGGTGCTGATCGAACTCAACCGGCGGCAAGAGAAACCGGTGCCCGAGGGCAACGCCAGGGCGCTGGCAGAAAAGATTGGAGCCGTTGCATACGTGGAGTGCTCAGCCCTAACGCAGAAGAACCTGAAAGAGGTTTTCGACGCGGCGATATCGGCCGGACTGAGTTTCTCCGAGCGCCGGGCTCGCAAAGAGAGGAAAATGAAAAACACGGCcgataaaatgaaaacactctCCAAATCGTGGTGGAAGAAGTACGCCTGCCTGCGGTAA